GTCCTGGGGCCCGATCACCCTGCACGACGCGCTCGCCGGATCGGTGAACACCCCGTTCATGCAGCTCGGCATGGACACCGGGCTGGCCAAGGTGCGCGGCACCGCCGAGGCGGCCGGACTGCTCCCCTCCAGCTTCGGCGCACAGGTGCCGGCGCTGTCCGTGGGCAGCGCCACGCCCAGCGCGATCCGTATGGCCAGCGGCTACAGCACCTTCGCCGCGCTGGGCAAGCACACCGAGCCGTACTCCGTGCGGAAGGTGACCCACAACGGGTCCCCGGTCGCCCTGAACACCCCGAAGCCCAAGCGCGCGATGAGCGGCAAGGTGGCCGCCGCGGTCACCTCGGCACTCACCGACGCCTACCGCACCGCCCACCCCACGTCGCCCGGCGCCGCGTCCTACGAGGTGGCCGCCAAGGGCGGGACCACTCAGGACGACAAGGCCGCCTGGTACGTGGGAACGGCCGACGACGTGTCGACCGCCGTCGTCGTCTACCGCATCGACCTGGCCAAGAGCCTGGAGCCGCTGCAGCTCGACGGGATCGCCGGAACACCCAATGCCGGGGTCCCCTACGACATCTGGTCCAGTGCGATGAGGATCGGCTGACCACCGATGAGCACCCGCACCCGCCACCCTCGCAGAATGAGCCGTACATGAAGTCTGGCAGCAAGCCGCACAAAGGCCGCCGTCGCAAGGCGCGCCCGCCGCGCCGCACCACCCGTCCGCAGTTCCTGACGGTGGCCGCGCTGCTCGTGGTGGCCTCCCTGGTCGGCGGCTACCTGGTGCTGAACCAGTCGGCCGACACCGCGCCGACCGCTTCGTCGGCCGGCAGCGACAGCGACAAGGGGGCCACGAAGAAGGAACCCGTCTGGGACGGCAAGACGAAGATCATCGGTGATGGCTCCACCTCCTACACCGGCCCGCAGAAGGGGCGGTTGAAGGCCGTGCGGCTCAAGAAGGGCGAGAAGCCGCCGCAGTTCGTCGTCTTCTCCTGGGACGGGGCGCTGGCGGGCGACGACAACCTCTTCGAGCACTACCGGCAGATGGCGAAGAAGTACGACGCCCACATGACGTTCTTCCTCACCGGCATCTATCTGCTGCCCAAGGAGAAGCGGGACCTCTACGACCCGCCGCAGCACGACAAGGGCGCCGCCGCCATCAGCTACCCCACCGACGAACACATCCGCACCACCCTGGAGGAGCTCGGCAAGGCGTGGGAGGAGGGCAACGAGATAGGCACCCACTTCAACGGCCACTTCTGCGGGGACAAGGGCGGCGCCGACTGGAGCGTCGCGGAGTGGAAGCAGGAGATCAAGGAGTTCAACTCCTTCCTCGCCAACTGGAAGACCAACACCGGCGCCACCGACCTCGACCCGCTGCCCTTCACCGTCGACGCCGTCAAGGGCGGCCGCGCGCCCTGCCTGGAGGGCCAGAACAACCTCGTCAAGGCCGTCAAGGACTTCGGCTACCGCTACGACGCCAGCTCCCCGGGCGCCTTCCAGGTGTGGCCCGGCAAGAAGAACGGCATCTGGGACTTCCCGCTGCAGATGCTCCCGTTCAACGACGACTACCAGGCCCTGTCGATGGACTTCAACTTCCTCTACAACCAGTCCGACGGGCAGACCGACGGTGATCCGGCCATGTACCCGACCTGGCAGCAGGAGACCATCGACACCTACATGGCGGGCTTCAACCGCGTGTACTACGGCAGCCGGGCGCCCCTGCTCATCGGCAACCACTTCGAGCAGTGGAACGGCGGCATCTACATGAACGCCGTCGACGAGGTCATCAAGACCGTGTGCGTGAAGAAGGACGTGAAGTGCGTGTCCTTCGACGAACTCGCCGACTGGATGGACGTCCAGTCCCCGGAGACGCTGGCGAACCTGCGTGGCCTCGACCCCGCCCAGGCCCCGGCCGACTGGGCATCGGTCGTGAAATAGCCCCACAGATACCCATGTTGCTCACTTGTTACGCCCCCCGACCTCACTTCGCTTGAGGAGGTCATGTAAAGATTCCCTCCCGGGTACGACCAACTCGGGGTCAAGGAGATTCCCAGTGAGATCAAGGACGTTGAGCCTCGCAGGCTCGACCCTCGCGGCGGCCGTCGTGGCCTCCGCTCTGCTGCCCGTCGCCGCGGCGAACGCCACCGCGTCGACGCCGAAGGTCACGAAGGCGACCAAGGACGCCTTCGGTCGCGTCGCGGACAACGTGCTCACGGACCGTACGGCCGTTCTGCTCGGCGGCAAGGCCGCGCGCAAGTCGCTGAAGCCGACCGGCGGCGTGCAGCTGTCCGCCGGCCAGAAGAAGGCCGAGGACGGCAAGCTGTCCGCCCTGAAGGGCACCAAGTCCCGCCTGGCCTCCCTGGACGAGGCCTACACCGCGGCCGACACCAAGGTCACCGTCGACAGCGCCAAGGTCAAGGGCAAGAAGGCCACGGTCAAGGTCACCGAGACCACGACCCTGAAGTACAAGAAGATACGCGGCGACGAGCCGGCCACCACGGGCTTCGACGCGCACCACGTGCTCACCTTCACCGCCCAGGCGAACGGCACCTGGCAGCTGACCGCGATGCGCTCCACGGACGGCGGCGCCCCGCGGATCAACGAGCCCGTCACCGCGACCGCGGACACCAAGCTCAGCCGTACGCCGATGGCCGTCATCCAGGCCCCCAAGGCGGCCACGACGCGCAACCCCGCCCCCAAGCC
The DNA window shown above is from Streptomyces akebiae and carries:
- a CDS encoding polysaccharide deacetylase family protein, whose protein sequence is MKSGSKPHKGRRRKARPPRRTTRPQFLTVAALLVVASLVGGYLVLNQSADTAPTASSAGSDSDKGATKKEPVWDGKTKIIGDGSTSYTGPQKGRLKAVRLKKGEKPPQFVVFSWDGALAGDDNLFEHYRQMAKKYDAHMTFFLTGIYLLPKEKRDLYDPPQHDKGAAAISYPTDEHIRTTLEELGKAWEEGNEIGTHFNGHFCGDKGGADWSVAEWKQEIKEFNSFLANWKTNTGATDLDPLPFTVDAVKGGRAPCLEGQNNLVKAVKDFGYRYDASSPGAFQVWPGKKNGIWDFPLQMLPFNDDYQALSMDFNFLYNQSDGQTDGDPAMYPTWQQETIDTYMAGFNRVYYGSRAPLLIGNHFEQWNGGIYMNAVDEVIKTVCVKKDVKCVSFDELADWMDVQSPETLANLRGLDPAQAPADWASVVK
- a CDS encoding amidase domain-containing protein, whose amino-acid sequence is MRSRTLSLAGSTLAAAVVASALLPVAAANATASTPKVTKATKDAFGRVADNVLTDRTAVLLGGKAARKSLKPTGGVQLSAGQKKAEDGKLSALKGTKSRLASLDEAYTAADTKVTVDSAKVKGKKATVKVTETTTLKYKKIRGDEPATTGFDAHHVLTFTAQANGTWQLTAMRSTDGGAPRINEPVTATADTKLSRTPMAVIQAPKAATTRNPAPKPKTLTGGAYDYKAMATYTEKYWKNYNPAYRKYNSLGGDCTNYLSQGLLAGGWKQISTVTPEEYDTWYYASNGTADAWIGVNEWSWFTQTAKRTTALANVYQMDVGDVLQVDFDKDGSKDHSMMTTYRSSSGVPYLTYHDADTYRRSVASIIASYPTANYYAYRT